A portion of the Pseudomonas protegens CHA0 genome contains these proteins:
- the yccS gene encoding YccS family putative transporter — MSSTSFRQSLRRLWALDKFSYSVRVFIALTGSMALCWYQDEMALLIPLFLGIIASALAETDDSWQGRLNSLAVTLVCFSIAALSVELLFPYPWIFAIALALASFGLTMLGALGERYGAIASATLILSVYTMIGVDQRGGAVIDFWHEPLLLVAGAAWYGLLSVLWQALFSNQPVQQSLARLFRELGYYLKLKSSLFEPIRQLDVEARRLELAKQNGKVVAALNVAKEIILHRVGNGRPGSKVSRYLKLYFLAQDIHERASSSHYPYNALTEAFFHSDVLFRCQRLLRQQGKACRALAESIQLRQPFVYDATFAEALGDLHASLEHLRIQSNPAWRGLLRSLRALAANLGTLDRLLSDASNPDALADATDSSLLDRSPRNFKDVWTRLRTQLTPTSLLFRHALRLPLALSIGYGMVHLIHPSQGYWIILTTLFVCQPNYGATRRKLGQRIIGTAIGLTIAWALFDLFPSPLVQSLFAIAAGVVFFTNRTTRYTLATAAITLMVLFCFNQVGDGYGLFLPRLFDTLLGSLIAGLAVFLFLPDWQGRRLNKVLANTLTCNSIYLRQIMQQYAAGKSDDLAYRLARRNAHNADAALSTTLANMLMEPGHFRKEADVGFRFLVLSHTLLSYLSGLGAHRETRLPDEVREHLIEGAGVSLAASIDEIAQGLANKIPIDIQSDAEEALANELEQMPDEVDEGQRLVQTQLALICRQLGPLRTLAAHLIKDTSDNAKP, encoded by the coding sequence ATGTCCTCGACCTCTTTTCGCCAATCCCTGCGCCGCCTCTGGGCGCTGGATAAATTCAGCTACAGCGTGCGGGTGTTCATCGCCCTGACCGGCAGCATGGCGCTGTGCTGGTATCAGGATGAAATGGCCCTGCTGATCCCGCTGTTCCTCGGCATCATCGCCAGCGCCCTGGCGGAAACCGACGACAGCTGGCAAGGCCGGCTCAATTCCCTGGCCGTAACCCTGGTGTGCTTCAGCATTGCCGCGCTGTCGGTGGAACTGCTGTTCCCCTACCCCTGGATCTTCGCCATCGCCCTGGCCCTGGCCAGCTTCGGCCTGACCATGCTGGGGGCGCTGGGCGAACGCTATGGCGCCATCGCCTCGGCGACCCTGATCCTCTCGGTCTACACCATGATCGGCGTCGACCAGCGCGGCGGCGCGGTGATCGATTTCTGGCACGAGCCGCTGCTGCTGGTGGCCGGCGCCGCCTGGTACGGCCTGCTGTCGGTGCTGTGGCAGGCGCTGTTTTCCAACCAGCCGGTGCAGCAGAGCCTGGCCCGGCTGTTTCGCGAACTGGGTTACTACCTCAAGCTCAAGTCCTCTCTGTTCGAGCCCATCCGCCAGCTGGACGTGGAGGCCCGGCGCCTGGAACTGGCCAAGCAGAACGGCAAGGTGGTGGCGGCCCTCAACGTCGCCAAGGAAATCATCCTGCACCGGGTGGGCAACGGCCGGCCGGGGTCGAAGGTCAGCCGCTACCTGAAGCTGTACTTCCTGGCCCAGGACATTCACGAGCGCGCCAGCTCTTCCCACTACCCGTACAACGCCCTGACCGAGGCGTTTTTCCACAGCGACGTGCTGTTCCGCTGCCAGCGCCTGCTGCGCCAGCAGGGCAAGGCCTGCCGTGCCCTGGCCGAATCCATCCAGTTGCGCCAGCCGTTCGTCTATGACGCCACCTTCGCCGAGGCCCTGGGCGACCTGCACGCTTCCCTGGAACACCTGCGGATCCAGAGCAACCCGGCCTGGCGCGGGCTGTTGCGCTCATTGCGAGCCCTAGCGGCCAACCTCGGCACCCTCGACCGCCTGCTCAGCGACGCCAGCAACCCCGACGCCCTGGCGGACGCCACCGACAGCAGCTTGCTGGACCGTTCGCCACGCAACTTCAAGGATGTCTGGACCCGCCTGCGCACCCAGCTGACGCCAACCTCGCTGCTGTTCCGCCATGCCCTGCGCCTGCCCCTGGCGCTGAGCATCGGCTACGGCATGGTGCATTTGATCCACCCTTCCCAGGGTTACTGGATCATCCTCACCACCCTGTTCGTCTGCCAGCCCAACTACGGCGCTACCCGGCGCAAGCTGGGCCAGCGGATCATCGGCACCGCTATCGGCCTGACCATTGCCTGGGCGCTGTTCGACCTGTTCCCCAGCCCCTTGGTGCAGTCGCTGTTCGCCATTGCCGCCGGGGTGGTGTTCTTCACCAACCGCACCACCCGCTACACCCTGGCCACGGCGGCCATCACCCTGATGGTGCTGTTCTGCTTCAACCAGGTGGGCGACGGTTATGGGCTGTTCCTGCCGCGGCTGTTCGATACCCTGCTGGGCAGCCTGATCGCCGGGCTGGCGGTGTTCCTGTTCCTGCCGGACTGGCAGGGCCGGCGCCTGAACAAGGTGCTGGCCAACACCCTGACCTGCAACAGCATCTACCTGCGCCAGATCATGCAGCAGTACGCCGCCGGCAAGAGCGACGACCTGGCCTACCGCCTGGCCCGGCGCAACGCCCACAACGCCGACGCCGCGCTGTCCACCACCCTGGCCAACATGCTCATGGAACCCGGGCATTTCCGTAAGGAAGCGGACGTGGGCTTTCGCTTCCTGGTGCTGTCCCACACCTTGCTCAGCTACCTCTCGGGCCTGGGCGCACACCGCGAAACCCGGCTGCCGGACGAGGTTCGCGAGCACTTGATCGAAGGCGCCGGGGTCAGCCTGGCGGCCAGCATCGACGAGATTGCCCAGGGTCTGGCCAACAAGATCCCGATCGATATCCAGAGCGATGCCGAAGAAGCCCTGGCCAATGAGCTGGAGCAGATGCCCGACGAGGTCGACGAAGGCCAGCGCCTGGTGCAGACCCAACTGGCGCTGATCTGCCGTCAGCTGGGCCCGTTGCGGACCCTGGCGGCGCATCT